gtttggtttttttcaggAGTTTATTTAGTTTCTGATTGTAACACAGCTGCACAACAAGCTTATATACAAAGGTTAACAGAGGTCAGCAGATGGGCGGGGCGATTCAGAGCAGGAAGTCAAACCACACGACTGATGCTTCTTTGATTATAATTACTCGACATCCTGTTTGATTTGTCCTGCTGATACATGCCACAGATTCGGTTTCTACATCACCGTGTGGGCGGAGCATAAGCTGCAGATGGAGGTAAGACAGACCCATAAAGAAAGCAAGAGTTACCAGAACAGAGAGATTCtataagaaccataaatggAAGAATAAAACGTGCTGTTACAGTAAAACGAAGATTAAATGAAAGCGACACAGAGGCCGCCACCCACAGAGGAGACGTCATGCTTGTAGCCAGGTGCGCTCACGTAATGAACTGCTTCCTCTTTGATTAATGCTAGCACCTGCAAGCTACCTGTGAAAGTTAAAGTGATGCATGATGGCGTGCAGCGTCGAGCTGCGTGGCGAGGGTTAAGACGACGGTAGCGGCTGAAGGAGGAATGTTTCAGTCAGCACCAGCAGGACTTCCTGTCTGCCTGAACCAGGATCAGCAGCTGCAAACGGCGACGCTCCAGCACGACTCGTTCCTTCTGCGTGAGGGGCGTGGCTCAGCAGTTAAGTCTATTtcaatgtttgtgtttaaaaagaGACGCTCGTTTCACAGTGACCGGTGGAAAAAAGGCACGCCGCACATTTCCAACGGACCCGTCTCCTGTTCGCTCAGACGCACACGTCCACGATGCCCTCGTCTGCGACCTCGGGCTGGCTCTTGAGGTGGGCCGTCATCTCCCGCAGGTTCAGCCGCTCAGGGTCCAACAAACCCTTAAAGCTGTCATCGCTCCCCACGTGGTTGTGGTGAACGGCACTGAGCTGCTTCAGGGCGGAGCTTCCGGATGAGCCGCCGCCAGAGGAGTAGACGCCGGAGtcgccgctgctgctgctgtcctgCCGGCTGTGCCTGACGCTGcgaacacagagacacagtttAGCTGGAGTTGCCGGACCGCCATCATGAACGCTCTCTAATGAACACGCCAACACTGACCTGCTGTTCGGCTCCAGGCCCGAGGGGGGCGCCGCCAGCTCCTCGGCAGGAGGGATGTGGATTTCCAGGACGGCGGGCGTTGGACAGATGGTCACGCCTTCACACAGCAGCTCAGACTCAGAGTCCGGGGTGAGGAGGCGAGGGATGTCGGAGCCCGGAGAGCTGCAGAGGTACTGCAGGAGGAcagaggagagaagaagaagagctgcTGATGATGCGCACATCACAGAGAAACGCCCCGATCACACCTCATCATAAGTGTTCCAGTTCATCGTTTAAATAAATCAGGTGAACACCACCCGCTCATTAACCGCGAGCTACCTTCTTCAGGTGGGAGGGCATCTGGTCGGACGGGTTCAGAACATCCTTCATGGTCTTGCAGCACCTGAATAAAGCGTAAATGGTTCCCAGCACGATCAGGAAGAAGAACAGCAGCGAGCCCAGGAAGTACAGGAAGATGTTCCACCAGGGGATCGAACCTGGAAACAAACAGACGCCGTTAGATGGAGGAGCTCCGCCTTCAGAGTCACAGCTGTCACCATGAAGATGGTGACAGACCATGTGACCACCCTCTCAGACCCTCAGAGAACTTCACTTATCACCTCTGCAGGCTGTGATTGGACGAGTTTACGCTCTGACACCTGATTGGTTCTCCTCTGATGTGTCACTGCgtggagagcgagagagagagagcgagagagcaatagagagagagagagagagagagagagagagcaatagagagagagagagagagagagagagcaagagagagagagcgagagagagagcaagagagagagagcaagagaaagagagagagagcaagcgagagagtaagagagagaaagagagcgagagagggcgAGCTGAAGTAATGACGTTTCTGTGAGGTGCAGTTTTGTGAACTTTGACCTGAGATTTTGGCGTTTctggaaaaacacatttatatttaaaaatcgattcaggttTGAATAAATCAACATGGCTTTATTCAAACTAAAATCCATCTGAACAGGGATGTGGATGATTTTAAACTCAGCCCGAGTGGAGGCTGTGCTGTCACAGCTGCAGGAAGCAGAGCGCCAAGCTTAGTGAGAGTGACGGCGTTACCTTCGGTCTGCATGCAGTGCGGCACCGTGAAGTCGCTGGTCTTTGAGTAGAAGTCGTAGCGAGACTGCACCCTCACACAGTACCAGGTCCACGCCTTCAAGCCCGGCAGCGTCACCATGGTGGTGTTGATCCTCAGCTGCTTATGAGGCGAGGCCTGAGGGGGAAGGGCAAAGGACAGAGGGGCAAAGGTCAGAGGGGTAACGGCACAGAATATCACTCTGAGCGGACCGCCACGCACCAGCATCAACATGCAGTCAGACATCATCATCAGTCCTGTAATAGCCAGCCTGactgcagccaatcaggacagactgcaaacaggactgtgtgtgtgtgcgtctgtgtgcgtTTCAGTCTAACTTAAACTCCATCATGAGTGTAAACGTGACcgtctgtgtggtttcctgtgTGGGGGTTTGGTGCTGAACACGTTTGTGCCGACATGATCGCTGCAGCTGATCTGTGCTCAGCAACAAACACTGAGGTTGCACCTCTGCAGCTGGACCACgtcttcatcatcatcgtcacctttatcacacacacaggcatagcCGTACTCTCCTGAGACCCTCACGTGTCCCGTCCACTCACTCGACCGCCTTTGTACAGTCCGAGTCAGTCAGCTGACCCGAGGGGGCGGGTCCTTCTGCAGATGTGGTGGGCTCTGATAGGTTCCCGTGTTTCTGTGTGAGGCTCTGAGCTGTCTGACACGGTGGCGCTCGATTCCTCCGTGCATGTCGTGTTTGTGTGGCGTTCACCCTCATCATCGACTCGCTCGTCACGCGCTCGGCTTATTTTGGGACGTGCTGCAGTAACCTGTTTCTTCCTCATCAAACCAGTTTTCAGCTCGCCGCTCGACTGCAGCCAGCTGGCAGGAAGTGCGGCAGGAAGTACGGCGAGATTCACACAGGAAATGCGTCTGTTCTCCACCGAAGCGTCTTGGGGAGGCGAGAATaaacacatacacgcacacacacacacacacgcacgaaGAGAACAGGTAACACTGAAGTGGGAGGAGCTTCCTACCTGCCCATCAGCCTGGCGCTCCCAGTACTGGACATGGTAGTACAGGTTGGGGACGTGCTCCCTCATGGAGGTGTTGTTGCTGGTCAGCGGGTCGGTGAGGACCACGTCCAGGTCGCTTCCAGCAGGAGCGAGCGTCACGTTGCTGGGAGGCCCCAGAGCCGCTAGATGGGACAGAGAGGAGATCACATTTATTCACCTGATCAGCAGGTGTTTTACCTGCTCTGACACCTGGAGGCGGTCCTTAAACACCATGTGACCGTCTACTGAAGGAGCCCGGGCAGAGCCTGAAACCTCTGCAGCTGGACCAATGCTGAAATAACAACCACAGAGGAAGTGACAGGTGTCCTGATTTCTCCCCATCGGCTGCttccttcctctttctttctgcaTGTCTGACGCCAGCAGCAGATTTAAGCAACACCTGACTGCAATCttacaaaaacaactgaaatcTTCTACAGAGATAAAGACACGaggaaaagaacagaaaatatTAATCGTAACATTCAAAGGCTGaacagagaaaaataagagcAGGAACATTTTCTACTATCACACACTCAGCAGGCGTTACATAAACCTCTGACGGCTCCTCCTCCGGaccgtcatcatcatcatcagcacagGTACAAACCAGCTGGTGAGTCTGGAGACGCCCACACTGACCTGAGACCTGCGCCTCGCTCTGATCAGTGATCTCAGTATGCACTGAATAACTGGAATAACTCACAGCGTGCTTCGATGTTATCACCGCACCAAACAACAAAACCACCGCTGCAGTGCAGACGTGTGCGAGAGCGGCGTGCCCACGCAGCCTGCAGTCTGATGTCACAGTTTAAGATGGAGTCTGTCGACAAAGAGGCGGAGCCTCTTCCACAGGTAGaaacaaaatgtgtttgtaGCAGCGCCCGTTCCAGCTCTGCATCCCCGCCGTTAGCTTACAGGCATCACAACAAACAGACTCATCCTTACATGGCAGGGCTGCGTCTAAAGGGGGGCACGGGGTGGACTACCGTACTTATTTTAAGGCTTTGCCATTTTAGGCAGACAgcctggattcaaacccaggacgtTGTTACTGTGAGGCGACAGACCACAATCGATGAAATACTCGATTACTCAAATCACTGCGACACGTTTGTGGTGTCCGTCGTCTACATGCAGACAGCTCTGCTGCTCGGTCTGCATATTTGCATGTTGGTATATGTGAGGCAGCACACAGTGCAGGCTCAGCTAGGCAAATACAGCCAAGCCCATAATTATAACACACTGTCACAGTGGAAAATCCACAGTCCTATATCACCATCCAAACACAAAACAAGCTGTTCTCAAGCATCCTAATGACCTAATCATTGGGAACAGCTGTTTTAATCAATGCAGCAGGTGAcaaacagcagctctctgcaggcTTGTTGACGGTTATGGCTAAGACAGAGGAGTGAGGCCCTGTGGCTGCGCACAAGTCAGGAAAGAGCTACGAGGCCATATCTCAATGTTTTCCAAAGTTCCAGTGGCTGCAGTTTCCACGGATGCAGATCAAGGAGGACGCCACTTCTCCAGAGAAGGCGCACAAATACCTGCTTGGCCTTTGCAaatgctcatctggacaaagaagACGTCTGGTCTTCTGTGTTTTGGTCGGAGGAAGAAAAAATTGAATTGTTTAGTAACAATGACGTTTCTTTAATTGGgtgtaaaaaaatgaaagaacagCATCCCCACTGTCGAACATGCTGGTGGGAACCGAATCACAGTGAACGAAGAGCATGAAgattctcaacaacaacatcaggcaGTCTGCAGAGAGACTTGGCCTCAGGCACCAGCGGACATTTCACAGCAAAACCAACAGTTAGCAGACAAAACCATTAACGCTGTGGAGCGGCCCGGCCAGAGTCCTGACTCCAACCCAACTGAGACTCTGTGGACGAGCTGAAGACCAGGGCGAGGAGACCCTCCAACCTGAAAGACTTTGAGCTCACTGCTAAGGACGAATGAGCAAAAATACCTGTGGAGACGCGCGAAACACTGATCTGCAATTATAGGAAGAGTCTGATTGCCAATAAAGGCTTTTCTAAGAAGACTATGAATAATTTTGGATGTGACACTTTTtgctgaaatgtaaataaaagctgagaaatatttttttccacaacgATGCCTCTTGGACATCGTCTTAGTATCTTTTGAGAGACACCCGCGTCACTTaggataaaaaagaaaaatgaactcGCTGGTTGAATAAAAGGTAGGTCAGAACTGTGGGCTTGAGTGTATCTACACTAATGGTTCAGAGAACAGGTGAGCTCAGGTCCCAGGATGTGTAATGAACACCTGCACAGACTTCCTGTGACTGATTCTGGTTCATTTACTTCAGTGATGAGAGCCTCACACATGGACGCACGATTCACAGTCAGACATTTGAAGCTGGAGATCTTTATCTCTACTGAGCGCAGCTCTCGGCTGTTGCACCGATACCGTGTGAAGGCTGTTCGCCTCTGAGTCATAACACCTTGTTTTTGATGGTTTGTGGTGAGCTCACACGTGTGCTCACACGCTGCTGCAGCATGTGCACATCGCAGTTCCTGGAAAGTCGAGTACTCGTCTTACCCTCCTTATCGGGGCAGAACTCCTTCTGCGCCCACTCCGAATGCTGCCCGTCCACAGTGGCTCGCACCCGGAGCACGAAGATGCCCAGGTAGTGCAGGTTGAACCGTGTGATGTCACATGACCGGTGTGACGTCTGGTTGCACGCCGTGATccagtttgtctttttcttcttaaacTTCAGCTGGTACCTCCTGAGGACACGAGAACATGAAAACACATTAGTGGAGGGAGAGCTTTCATTGAATAAAATCAAATTACCACAGCAACACGCCAGCCGTGTTTCAATAAACGTGTCTGAACAGGTGACGTCTGTTTCATAGTTCAGGGCTGGGAGGTAAACGCCTGTGGAAGCAGGATGATGGGGACGAGGGAGGAAAACTGTGAAGAGGAAGGCTGCTCCACGGCTCTCTGAGGCATGGAGCACACTCTAACTTACACTTAAATTCGTATTAAAATATCAGTGAGGAGTTAAAAGGTCTTTATGTGATCACATGATGGCAGGCCAGGTGGTTAATAAACGTCTCAAATGAATTCCAGTGAAaccagagaggagaaacacaagccgGGACACGAGCTGTGCTTCAAGTATGAGGAAGAGCTGGCTGTTACTGAGCCTGAGCCGGTTTCCAGTAAGCCTCTCTGACAGCTTCCTGTCGCTGGTTTGGATTAACCGCATCGAGCTGCTCGCATCAGCTGACACCATCAGGACCCGACTAACAACCCAGGGAGACCCAGGCCCGAGTCCGTGAAAGCGAGCCCGATACCAGGAGTCACCATGGCAACGGCGGGATAAGGAGCAGAGCCTCCATTTGGAGGAAGGCTAAGTTTAATGTTAAGACCAGCAGAGGAGCCATCACTCACACAGCTCGGCTTTATTTACAGAAACAGGAGTTTCACATCTTTAGCGATTCAGCCGCCAGGAGGAAAGAAGCTGAACTTCAGACTCTGCTGCAGGTTTGAAATGTTCCACGGCGCCGTCGTAACGACAGATGTTGTGAAAGGCGACTCCTCCATCAGCTGTTAGCGGGGTTACCGCAGCCTCAGCCGCCCGTTGCCATGGTGAATCCTGCTCCATTGATGATGTCTTTCTTTACTCAGGGCTGGTTTCCCCCTCAGAGCAGCGCGCTGTGTTACCATGGTAACTGACTTCAAAGCTGGCTCAGTTAGTTTCTCTCAGCTCAAACCTGTTTGAACTGAATCAAGAAGACATGTTTCAGGTGGACCACGCCCCCCTGTGTCCACCGTCTGACAGGTCAATAAGCCCCGCCCTCGTGATTCTCAGACTTACGGCACATATTGCGTGGTGAAGGTGACGGCGTGGGTCCCTGCAGCGCCCGGCGCCCAGTCCCAGCTCAGCGTGTAGTTGGTGTTCAAGGTCTTCGTGATGACGTTCTGAGGAGGCGGCACCTCGGATCCATCGGCTCCACCTGCAGGACAGAAACAGAGTGACATACattcatcttcttctgtttatAAGGGCCATCCAACCCCAGCTCTTAGAGGGCGGGGTCCAAATAAAAAGAGATATCAGACAGGACCGATCAATGAGGATTCCTCAGGCCTGATGCTGATTATTggtaatcaatcaatcagtaaTCAAATCAGGCTGATGTTTCAGGACTGATTCCTGTCAGGCCGCGCTGATGACACACCGAGCTGAAAAgatttctgtttcctgtttctgtcttTGAGAAAGtaaacatgtgtgtgcaagGCTCTAGACATGTGGTCTGAGTGTTTGTAACacgtgcacacgcacacacagcagATCAGCTGCCGCCATCTTGCCTCTAGTCTCTGTCTTCAGGCCCACAGGTGGTCATTGTGACCTCAGTCTGGGACACGAACCCCGTGTTTGATTCCCTCCCCAATTATCCATCCCTAGGTCCTATAACTaatgaggcttttattttgaaaaataaccATCAACTTGTCACATGACCCTTATGTTGTTCCTTCATCCTTAGCTGCTGGCCCCGCAGCTGTAAATCAGGTCCACACGGCTGTGATCAGAATAACAATAATCGTATCAGCCACGAACACAAGCGTCTGCACATCGAGTAAAAACACGAGCACAGCGTCTGCCGAGGAACAGGAAGTGCTGCGACCAACCTGACCACACTGGGAGTGAGAGTGATTATTTACCCAGCAGCCCCAGGGACAGAAATAAAGCACAGGTGTTTCCGagcagaataaaaatatgagcGAGAAAGCATTTGTGAGAGTGAAGGAGGAACTGTGGATAAAGACCGAGCTCAGACttgccccacacctggatccaGATGTGCTGGCCGCAGCAACAAAACAATAATCCCCCAGAATCACAGCCACTCTGAGATTATTCAGCGGTGAGGATTATTTGCCTGAAGACGCTCCGAGCAGACACCGAGCCTCAACGTTTACCCACAATGCACTTTGTGAAGGTACCAGCGCTGGGTTGTGCGCCTCTCTGAACACAGCGCCTCAGCCTGAGCGCTCCTGGGAAGTCACCAACACTCAGGAACggcatttatttcatgtttcaaCCACTTTGACTCTTTTATACACACAGCAGAGCAGAAGAAATCTAAAGGATATAAAGgaagcatcacacagctgctcacAGCTGCTTTAACAAACACAGGCCGAGTCTTCAGACCGGGACTCCTGCAGTGGCTTTAAAGCTGACTCGATGATTTCCTCAGAGCTGAAGTTTTTCAGCCCTGCAGGTGGAGATCTGCTGAACTTCTGAAGGACCAGAAACACGGGAACATTCATTCCAAGCATCAAACGTACTTGAAGCGAGTGTAGCGTGGACATGTTGATGGTGTGTATGAGTTAAATGCAGTGCAGTGACAGGGAGCTGAGTGTGGGGGGGTCTGTGCGCTAAACGTGTTACTGATGCGAATCCAAAGCAGAACAACTTCAAGGTGAAACTGTCGGCTCAACAAAGGGTGTCGGCTCACCGCCCTGAGTAACGACGTGCCAGCCTTCACCACCGCAGGCACACAACTACAGGAAACTGTGTTTGTGCGATTTGTGCCTGAGGTGAGGAAGAGAAGTGTCCTTCAGCCTGCAGATACACGCCACTGACACAGGCGTGGCCTCAGACTCACAGTGAAACTCAAGTCATgaatcagagagaaacacacCGAGGCAAAGTGAAATGAAAGTGAATCCACACAACGATCAGCAGCTCACACAGCACCAGAGTCTGCACACAAATACTAGAGACATACTGACGGGGAGAGCTGTGCGTTACAGCAGCAGCCATCTGAAACAGATCAGTATGAAACCAATGTGACCACTGGGAACCTGTCATGACAGCACTGCTTACCTTCGTCATGAAGTCAGCAGAGTCCTGCAGGTTCATCCAGGCTGACCGACTCTAAATGACTCCCTGTAAAACTATTATCACCACCATTAAACCATAAAGCACCAGCGAGCCTCACACTGGCCGACTGTTAACCAGTTATTGACCAGTTATTGAACAGTCACCCTACACTGCACGAGCCGACCCTCACACACCAGTAGAAGCTGTGATCACTAAAgggaaacacagaaaatgaagaCTTTGCTGTTGAAATGATGTACTCACACACTTTGATAcgacacacgcgcgcacacacacacagaggacaaagGCTGAGGTGTGCACACTAAACAAATATACGTCACACTGAGAGCTGAAGGACCTGTGGGGCTGGATGACGCCGgcataaaaacagaattgtttGAAGCACAGCCTCATTTCTGTGAGCCTCTATTCAAAGCTCGGATCCATTTTACTGATTCAGATCAATTTTTTGACCCCAATAAAAGGTGTGTGTCGCTCGCACAGAGGAGTCACACACGGCTGCGTGTCAGCACACAGCGAGGTCAGCAGATACATggcaacaaacagaaaacagacaagaCAGAAGAAGCTCTTCTCCCGGTCAGAGTGGCGTGCTCTCACAGCGTCTGTGTGCTCTGCGCTCAGACGGCACAGCGAAATCAGGACGGTTAATAaagttttttccttctttatcgCCTGATTTCTCGCTGACCCTGCTGCCTGTTTCAGAGGCGCTCTGATGCTTCAAACGTAGGAACTGGAACAGCCTTCGGTTTTTGCAAACACAGAGCTTTTTCCTCCATGTTTGGTTTCAGAGTCATGCAGGTTTATTTTCATTCTGTGGGTGCTGTTAGAGAATCTTTATCCTGAGTGTGAACACAGTCTCAGTCTttcaaagaaaagcagaagagagCGGCGGGAGAGGAAGTGGAACACGACGTTTTTATGCTGTTTGTCAAATCGTTTTGTCTCAGAGTAAATCCCTGACCTCTTCCCATTTATGTTTACCAGGAACAGATGATTTCTGCAGAAACTTTAACACCATGAGTTTATTCTCCTGTCAGCTCTTTCACATCATCCTGCAGCTATGAGGAACAGACAATCAGGAACTGCAGTGAGCTCAGATCAGAGTTTCCCGAAAACACAGACGCCATCAAAGCTCACGGACACGGCCACACTCATCAATATCAGgcaacaaactgaaaacaccGCGCACACAAAGTACAATTTTAATGCAATACTTCTTGGAGTACATTTACTGTAATACTGTATTTAGGAGCACGACTTTGAATAAAAACTCTTATTTTATCTCCGTTATCTCAGGTTTAAAGAATCCTGAAAGACAAAGTGAAAGGTGAGTCAGTCCAGCAGCCCGAGGCGCATCTTCGTGTATCTGTGCACAATCATAACATGAGCCGAAGCGCACATCCCAAACCTGCTCTGGGAAATATTATTATACATTTCATCCGGTAAATACACTGTAAAACCCCCCCCGTGGGACGCCTGTACAGAGGGAATCCCCCCCACTGTGAAACATGATCGATTTCATGTCCCGAACACCCAGGCTTCTCTGATCATGTGTCACCGcacagaaatattatgattacAGCTTTCACTCCAATAACAGTCACCGCTGATTTATGCCAGAGCTGcctgcgcgcgcgcgcgcgcgcgcgcacacacacacacacacacattttatccACTTTAACACACTCTGTCTGCTTCGTAGAGCCTTCAGCCCCACCAACCTGGCATTCCTGACTGTGACACCGAGCCAGTCTGTGCCAGTTTAACCCGTTTGCTTTCCGTTTGTGCACACGcgtgcacacgcacgcacacgcacacacgaaCAGCTGCGGGCTAAAACGATCCTTTAATTCAAATATAAACCCCACAGCGGGTAGGTGAGAGGCCCGCGCGGCACACAGGTGAGCCTCGCTCTGTAGTTTCGAAGAAAATTAAGTAAATAAGCAGCACGGACCAAGGCTAGCATGCTATGCTAACGCAGCTGGTTGCGGAACttaccacagaagaagaagaggaggaggaggccgtGAAGAAGAGCGAGGCTGTGGCGGGGGGCAGCGGACATCGCGCCGCTGACAGGACCCACGGACCGAGAAACTTCCACACCAACAGACTCACCGACTCACGGATCGGACTGACTCGGCAcgtatctctctctctgtaattCACAGAGTTCTGTTCCGGCgtggttttcaaaataaaagaatgggTGGGGCCTCCACCAACGTCCGGTCTGAGACGCGTCTGCGCCGCTGCCATCTTGGTCCGGGACTGTGTCACTGGTCACCGAGGcttcactgagagttaaaaactgtctataTTCTttaatctgtaataaaatgatcagtgttgttgctttaccaggtgtaaaaatgaagtttaacatccagacatccatgaaaacaggatttattaaacttaacagagttagacattagcaggaagttagctcactaGCTTCCACccaaacatgatatagcatgttctgactgagagatttctgaaacaattcaaacgtacagctctgctatcacttccaacataaatgaagacagaaaactaaacagcagtgacgtttgtagggttactgaggttgggctagctggtatataatgatgtgctacgtgatcgttagcgacacagctatgttagcataacataaacacagtgaagctggaggatgaacgctaacttttttccactcaataaaagctaacgtgagggttcccgatggttcgggacaaatgcaatcgcatggcaggatgctgtaaacggaccaaacttcagtcaggagaacaactgagataatccatccacaataccaggttagtcattaatatactgctgcatgggctgggctgtagttacatcacaagggtttaaaaactgagctttaaaatgaacagtggtggtaaaaaccgagagaggccgacagtgatcactgactgtttttaggggcttgttcagattaaatagaacaagatacaaaacatgttaaaaacacaacagccttaataaacacagagtacGTGATGACTTAACAACTGCATCTGTGcttctgacctttgacctgtgctcttaaaaaacataaacttttAGATCTGTTGTCTAAAGAATTCAGAACTGAAAAGCAGCACATGTGCAGTTGGATTTAATATTTACCTGTCATAAAGGTGCACCGTTTGATGCGTCACAATGAGTAATCTGTGATTTCCAAGCTGGACTAAAGGATTTCGTGGTCGGTCAGTCTGAGAGTGGTGCTTCAGAAATATGGAGCTTTATAAATGTGTCCTTGTTTTCTTACAAACCGCTGCTGCAGGATTTATGGAAATATTCCCACAAAATTAAACAGACGACCAAAGAATTTCAGTGTCTTGTTGTGCTATCAACAGGAAGCCATTTGAATTCATTATAATCAAATGAAGACAGATATCAGGTTTCATGATCCAGACTCATAGTTTAGATTGTGAAATAAATTAAGTCCACATTTCTGCAGGCTAGTTGCAGACCGAGGGTCTGATATAGAAACCCTTCGGCTAAATACGGAGAACCTTCCAGAactctgtctgtgaaggttctggattatagatggcagacagttggtgtcctaagccaccgcctctgttctcCGACCCTCTTTGAACAGAGGCACCTTTTTTCACacagggggtccatgaccctctggGGGGACActtagggcttaaatctgggactctccaccat
This is a stretch of genomic DNA from Pelmatolapia mariae isolate MD_Pm_ZW linkage group LG16_19, Pm_UMD_F_2, whole genome shotgun sequence. It encodes these proteins:
- the LOC134644427 gene encoding interferon alpha/beta receptor 1b-like, which gives rise to MSAAPRHSLALLHGLLLLFFFCGGADGSEVPPPQNVITKTLNTNYTLSWDWAPGAAGTHAVTFTTQYVPRYQLKFKKKKTNWITACNQTSHRSCDITRFNLHYLGIFVLRVRATVDGQHSEWAQKEFCPDKEAALGPPSNVTLAPAGSDLDVVLTDPLTSNNTSMREHVPNLYYHVQYWERQADGQASPHKQLRINTTMVTLPGLKAWTWYCVRVQSRYDFYSKTSDFTVPHCMQTEGSIPWWNIFLYFLGSLLFFFLIVLGTIYALFRCCKTMKDVLNPSDQMPSHLKKYLCSSPGSDIPRLLTPDSESELLCEGVTICPTPAVLEIHIPPAEELAAPPSGLEPNSSVRHSRQDSSSSGDSGVYSSGGGSSGSSALKQLSAVHHNHVGSDDSFKGLLDPERLNLREMTAHLKSQPEVADEGIVDVCV